In Anser cygnoides isolate HZ-2024a breed goose chromosome 30, Taihu_goose_T2T_genome, whole genome shotgun sequence, the genomic stretch gtttctccagcgatgagtagaagatgctgtagagaatggcatttatggttgcaattttcaagagaaagaccaAGGCAGGGGCTACCAGAAAGGCAAGCCTTTTTCTGCACTCGGTGCCTGAAGAATCCTGCActggaggggaggcaggtttCATGGTAATGGATTGTCAGGATTGTACAGGAGACTGAGACTCCTAGAGCATTGCAGTGAGGGACCAATATGCCATCAATGAACTTCATAAAGTCCCTTCCCGCACCTCAGCCCACAGGCTGCACCAACATCATCATTGTGGTCCTCTCAGGCTTTATCCTAGCTGATATTTAGGAGCCGCAAACCCTCCAATGCCCAGTGCCCTGCCTTTGGGAGGTGTCTGTGGGCTTGAGGTGAGCACAGATCATTTGcaatgagcaggagctgcctcctctgcaggcagagctgcagcacaggagggtgtgctgagtgtccgtctgtccctccctggccttgcctcccctggcagcagcacgctgccattcctcctggcttctccacctggccgtgctgctgctgctcttgttcccaggctgcctgggtttgggggtttcacctgcccatggagtgagccctcggggtgcttgggggaaggggagtacggggacagggtgaggggtctggagatgggcacttggagcctggattcctctgctctcagcagtgttcAAGCTCTTCTCAGGAGAACCTCCTTAAGGCAATTGCCCTGCAAAGAggtgccagcacagagcagctgaaacCAATGCAGGAAAGGGATCTGCCAACTGTCTGCGTGCAATTGGGCAAGAGCTTTGAGGCCCTTATTTGAGAAATGGGAATGATTTTCTCAGATCACTCTGGTATGTTATTACtctatttctgttcctttgacAGGACCCCAAGCGCAGAAGGaggaaatgcccaacagcagctctctgagcgagttcctcctgctggcattcgcagacacgcgggagctgcagctcctgcacttcgcgctcttcctggccatctacctggctgccctcctgggcaacggcctcatcctcaccgccgtagcctgcgaccaccgcctccacacccccatgtacttcttcctcctcaacctcgccctcctcgacctgggatccatctccaccactctccccaaagccatggccaatgccctttgggacaccagggccatctcctatcaagggtgtgctgcacaggtcttcttttttgttttcttacttgGAGCAGAGTACttccttctcaccatcatggcctacgaccgctacgttgccatctgcaagcccctgcactatgggagcctcgtgggcagcagagcttgtgcccagatggcagcagctgcctggggcagtggctttctcaatgctgtcctgcacacgaccaacacattttccctgcccctctgccaaggcaatgctgtggaccagttcttctgtgaaatccctcagatcctcaagctgtcctgctcagatgcctacctcagggaagctgGGGCACTTTTGcttagtgtttctttagtctttggctgttttgtcttcatagtggtgtcctatgtgcagatcttcagggccgtgctgaggatgccctctgagcagggccagcacaaagccttttccacgtgcctccctcacaTGGCCGTTGTatccctgtttgtcagcactgccatgtttgcctacctgaagcccccctccatctcctctccatccctagacctgctgctggcagttttATATGTGGTAGTacctccagcactgaaccccctcatctacagcatgaggaaccaggacctgaaagccacactgaagaaaatgattctaGTGGTAATATTTACTTAGCAATGAATTGACTATCTcacttttctacttttattcAAGTTAATCTCAGGCAACTTTTGACCTTTATGTGTAGTATTGTttgcaattctgttttcagttaaatgtttgctttcattcGTCTTTTCCAGATGACCAACCCTCTGTTTGACTGAGAGGTTTTCTGTAAACATGTTTATTCCTAAATTACACCTGGCCTCCATTGTGGCATCTTGTTAATAAAAGTGAAGTTGCTcggtgctcagggctcttcttcccaaactggAGAGCAGAAGACGCTAAAGGAAATGCCAGGCTTAAGGCCTCATTCTTGTGCTTGGGTGCCACCTGGAcacaggggcaggagggcacggggtggggggtgagggagtCAGGGCTGGACTGAGTCATCACTGGTGGATTCCCAGTGCCCCTGGAGGCCCTGACTGGTCAAGAAGCATCTTCCTGGGATTGAAACGTGACAGGGCTGGCGGCATCAGGGAGGTATCGGGAGCCACCAGGACACCCTGAGGGTTCTCCTAGGATGCCGTGTGCCTTGTGTTGGGTGGGCAGCGAGTGGGTCTTCAGAGTAAAGCCAAGCCAAAGGATGCACGGGCTGATGggagctctgcaatgccaggacaCACAGCGAGGCCACAGCACAAAGGTCTCAGAGGCCTTCAGTGAACAGTAGGAAAGGGCCAAGCATGGGTGAGCAGGCAAGGTccaggaggtggggagaggtgggcaggggctgggctgggctgggcagtgcccggcagagggcaccagcagcatcagggagcggtggcagcatgcaggggagggctcccagcagggcttggtgctgcagagccagggctggggaagggagcccagagctgcaggggcaggggacacgaggccgctcggggctcttgctggcctgggcagagcacgaagggggcccagggcattcgtcccctcaccgcagcctgccacgacctgcacggcgctcacggagcatccagggccaggctctgtgccgtggtgcgcagggagagggcaaagcctctctgaaattgaggctgaaactgaaaaaggtccctccgctgccccgtggtgGGACAGGTTACCTTTATTTGACGTAGTTCTCGTGTAATTTGCATTGATGAAAACTGGTAAATGGATGTTTAGGTGTCTCCTAGGAAGAAGGGAGAGTGTCTTGGGAtcccaatggccatttcaaatttAGGTCTGTCCCAAGAAACGACTGAAGAAGGAATTTGccttgaaggggtttcctgtgctgggctgggctgcagttacagggacaaagagcactgctggcagtggaggtgcccagGAAACATCACCTGTCTCCACCGTATCTACCAATGGcctctggtctcctgcaggtcctttcaGACAGCTTCTGTTCCAGGGAATTACTCTAAATGCAGCAGAGCCGCTGGAGGCCTAATGATTTCATTGGAAGCAGAACCAGGAAATGggatttcaaggaaatatttcaaatgtgagtAAACTACTCTGAAGACCTTGGCActggttgcttatggtcagacagcaaagctctgcctcagtacccagtattttcttcagtaccTAAGTCATAAAGCAACGACTTCATTacctcaaatgattcaatcccttctgtaaaatgtcacacagtgtagtttctctcatgaagaaataggcattttcaggatgtatattcaccacagaaaaagaaatactggtgttcacttgtacttgcattgtcatcattttgtctatcatggtgtgttccctcatcttccaggtacATCCACCCATCTGGATTAAACAGTCCATgttgaatgtcccctttccagctgcctgtctggacctatgcacttcccatggttctcctggcttgccctccccttcctcctggatCACTCAGACCGccctcaccaacccagttgctgctttgagcttcaggGAGTTGAAGCTTGCCCAGCTATCTGCAGTCTGTCCAACTGTGTCCTTAGAAAGCTcatcatcatttatcattgaattaatATCATATGGATTAATTCTAATCTTAACACTTATAATTTCTGGTCCATCAGTATAAAAGACTTCTTGTCCAGTCATTCTTTTGGAAACATAAACCTCACAGGAGGCACACAGGATGaggagcttgctttgcttttggaagattgctgcatgttttcctgttgtttggtttgaaataaggagaaacCCTTCTGCGCCTGTGTGCATCCAGGTCTCTAAGgcaagcaggagggagctggtgcaaaggagctgtaaAACCCAGCTGCAGACTTCTCGGCCGAAGTCTGGTGGAAGGAGAAGTGATGCAAGCgccaaagagagaaatgtcagggctggggtggtgaggagcaaggttctccatgcagtgtcagacctcaagagtctgcttttcctccctatgCAGGTCTCCAAAGGAGACACCCTGGATCAATATCAGTTAGAGAATaatgctccaaactgaaattcaaTAAAACACATCCTTTAAGATgacaaaagatattttcaggTGCTTCTcaaaatcttcctccttaactacaccatgaaagctctccaattagctctacaagtcttgaagacttgaagaaaattatgggagagatatggctgcttaggacgttctgcattttaatgagttccatggtgtattttggtgctcagtctatgaggctcaggtactgagaggagaatgatgtaaccgcttgagaaggtaaagtcagaaggaaaagttgaagtgacttggagtattaatgggccccactgagggctgtcactaacaaagcctcccagggacttgttagggcacatAATTGGAAGTCgtgattgcagacaggcaaagctctgtgctgagaaaagtcttggttggttttggtgaagcagaagggccaaggcctgaccccagcccctgggaggggagatcctgcacccccacgtctggctcagggctcttcttggggtctgtatgatgtggtgggcagtgtgatgccacgagaagaacttcattaggacacctccccacccctgcacagggtatcaaggaagcagtgaggccccattgcaatgactatatCTTGTCTCGTCAGAAGCTCTAGCCAGAgggacaaaaacgtcagggctgttggggcctcCCTTTCTGCCAgaaccctctgccttctcctctgcaggctttcctatgctgtcccacactttgccctatttccttgaagtctgcagacacccatctctgtccaccaccttgctctcatccaggaCTTTCCATCGTTTCGTCAATGTCTCgtcaaccctcaccagctgttccttgaaacacaacGCTTGGTCTGATCATAGAtgctcagcagcatcttccaaggcctgggcctgctgctggccttgcagcttcttggctagacacagccaagccttgtgcctcctgctgtccagtcctggcctcaagcagaagggacaggagaacccctctgcgggccttctttgtgtctgggtcctcctggggatggaggcagaggggatcccacaggcagcatgccaagcaggggccttctgctggcctagcagggccactggcagatggcagccccaaagtgcacatcccagggagaagccaaggctgacctgccacctccagacacaagggacctcacagtccctttgcgtgacacgttcctgctgctgccctatcagctgcagagacagaagtgacctcccagtcactgccccagtcccattcctcctgctggggcaggagatcctgcggcagagctgagctcagcagagcattcccacccatctcctccttgtggcccacaagctgatcagatccatggcccctcacatccatctctgaatgccatgCGACTGCACAGCCACCTTACAGTTCCTGTCCTGCCACAAGGGGTCAAGCACCTAAAGTTAAGGGTCAGGTGAGAGGCTGAAagtgaggaggttaatgcacaggaacgAGGGCTTTGTCTGGTTACTTTTTACTTTTGGGTTTAGGGACCAGGGCTcacctttctgggttagagtttaagcaaatattttgtggGCAGGTTTGATGTTCTGCTTGGGGTGTCATGTCTGTCGTTAGGGGATGGGCAGGCTTTGaggtttagggttttgtttaggtttttgtttgttgtttaacCCTTGAAGTCTAGGGTTAAATAGAGCAATTACAAGCTAGTGCTAAGAGCAGGGATCAAGGTAAGCAAGAGAGTAAATGTAAGAGAAAGAGGCTATGGGCAGAGTTTTGGCTTCAGTGCATACTTTGAGGTCAGGCAGAAGAGTAGTGGATTCCTGTCGGGGTGTGGGGTAGCATTTCGATTTGTGAATTAAGGTTACTGATTGAACCTGGGGAAGGGCCTAACGTGACTCTTTTAAGTCACCATTACAGCAACATCAGCATAACCtgaaccctcttacctctacaaattccttaatttctgctggccaagcccctattccctcccccaaatctcacatctctcctgtccATGCttctcctgacctccccatattAGTCATCtcattgggatcagctttctgatggctttcatgataTCAGAGTTAAGGTTTAGGAGAGGGTTtaaggtgaggaggttaatgcacaggaacagGGGCTTTGGGTTAGAGATTAAACAACTGTTtagtgggagggtttggtgttctgcttggggtgtcaggtctgtggttaggcTATTGTAAACTTTGTGCTTTAGGGTTTTCTTTAGCACTGGTAAGAAGTTCTCTAGgattaaatagagcattttaatgctagtgtaaaGGGAAGGGATCAGGGTGAACAAGAGAGCAAGTGTAAAGGTAAGgggctgagttttggcttcACGGGATTCTTTGAGGTCAGGCATTAGAGTAGTGAATTCCTGTCAGCGTGTGGAgcagcatttaggtttagggattgtcctggttccagttaggacagagttaattttcctcctagtagctggtagggtgctatgttttgtattaggatgagaagagcgcggataacatgctgatgttttaattcttgcagagcagtgtttacaccaggccaaggacttttcggcttctcgctctgtcctgccagcgagcaggctgggggtgcagcaggagctgggaggggacagacccaggacagctgacccaaactggccaaaggggtattccataccatctggcgtcatgctaaacaatatataggggtggctggccggggtggggggccggctgcttggggataggctgggcatcggtcagcgggtggtgagcaattgcattgtgcatcacttgtttcttacacattattattagtaatactattatcatgatcactattattattattgttattattatattcctgtcttaataaactgtctttatctcaactcaccggcttcactttcccgtttctctcccccatcccagagagggaggggggagggtgagcgaacggctgtgtggtgtttagctgccagccgggttaaaccacaacagtccttttggcgcccaacgtggggctcgaagaGTTGAGATATCGACCAATTTGTCCAGAGTGTTTTAAACTAgaattggtataagtattggacctgcttaatagttgctagtcacgatgttgattgccttaatctccagtctgctgtacctgttttccaaattgagttttatggtgcgttactttctgtatgtgctccctgtcatgctgtttatcctttccgggccctggtttaagattgttatggtactgtgcggtgtaacaatggcttatgaaatgatgaaatatctggtcacgactctaacctggtatttgtactcagcactgacgtcgactctatactttggaacccatatctcggaaactattagcaattacacctattgcctgttttcgttagggagccaatctgtgaaggggacaggggaagacatgtttccctacctgttcactctccctttctccttcaccaccctcttatcccccgagttagttacggtggttctccgagatgttgaatatccttggggtactcagaccagcctgctcttgttgttatgtctcctgaatgcgcttcaggttttgttgagggttaaacaactacttaggaatctcatccggagatctgtcttgaggcgggatagttgcgagtggcagggagtgtgggaggatatgggcaggtttctagagcagtggtcacctccagtgttttggacattcacccctgaacaactgcaaaatcctaaaaagctggcagaatgcttgaaaaaaagg encodes the following:
- the LOC136787642 gene encoding olfactory receptor 14J1-like codes for the protein MAYDRYVAICKPLHYGSLVGSRACAQMAAAAWGSGFLNAVLHTTNTFSLPLCQGNAVDQFFCEIPQILKLSCSDAYLREAGALLLSVSLVFGCFVFIVVSYVQIFRAVLRMPSEQGQHKAFSTCLPHMAVVSLFVSTAMFAYLKPPSISSPSLDLLLAVLYVVVPPALNPLIYSMRNQDLKATLKKMILVVIFT